A genomic segment from Nicotiana tabacum cultivar K326 chromosome 9, ASM71507v2, whole genome shotgun sequence encodes:
- the LOC107780916 gene encoding peptidyl-prolyl cis-trans isomerase CYP71, whose translation MEEGVQNENENPPSAAATAVEETEDETVIGPGPAPHVSKKRPLQFEQAYLDSLPSANLYEKSYMHRDVVTHVSVSGADFFISGSADGHLKFWKKKPIGFEFAKHFRSHLGPIEGLAVSADGMLCCTISSDKSLKIYDVVNFDMMSMIRLPFIPGCVEWVYKLGDVKAKLAVSDRNSSVVHIYDARAGTNEPIITKEIHLCPIKVMKYNHVFDTVISADDKGIIEYWSPATLQFPENVVNFRLKSDTNLFEIVKCKTAVSSIEVSPDGKQFSVTSPDRRIRIFWFRTGKLRRVYDESLEVAQDLQRSDVPLYRLEAIDFGRRMAVEKEIEKTEHAPQPNAVFDESSNFIIYATLLGIKVVNLHTNKVSRILGKVESNDRFLRIALYQGDRSSKKVRKIPAAAANANESKEPLIDPTLLCCAFKKHRIYLFSQREPEEPDDPTKGRDVFNEKPSADELLAVSDIGKSVTTSLPDNVVLHTSMGDIHMKLYPEECPKTVENFTTHCRNGYYDNLIFHRVIRGFMVQTGDPLGDGTGGQSIWGREFEDEFHKSLRHDRPFTVSMANAGANTNGSQFFITTVATPWLDNKHTVFGRVVKGMDVVQSIEKVKTDKNDKPYQDVKILNVTVPKS comes from the exons ATGGAGGAAGGAGTTCAGAATGAGAACGAAAATCCGCCGTCGGCGGCAGCGACGGCGGTGGAGGAGACCGAAGATGAGACGGTTATTGGACCGGGTCCAGCTCCTCATGTTAGTAAGAAGCGTCCTCTCCAGTTTGAGCAAGCCTATCTCGATTCCCTTCCTTCGGCCAACTT GTATGAAAAAAGTTACATGCACCGAGATGTAGTCACTCATGTTTCTGTGTCAGGAGCAGATTTTTTCATTAGCGGGAGTGCTGATG GCCACctgaaattttggaagaaaaagCCCATTGGTTTCGAGTTTGCAAAACATTTTAGATCTCATCTTGGACCAATTGAAGGCCTTGCA GTTAGTGCTGATGGTATGCTTTGCTGTACAATCTCAAGTGACAAGTCTCTGAAAATATATGACGTAGTGAATTTCGACATGATGTCCATGATACGACTTCCATTCATACCTGGTTGTGTTGAATGGGTATATAAATTAGGGGATGTCAAAGCTAAGCTTGCTGTTAGTGATCGGAACTCCTCTGTTGTGCATATATATGATGCAAGAGCTGGTACAAATGAACCTATCATAACTAAAGAG ATACATTTGTGCCCCATCAAGGTCATGAAATACAATCATGTCTTTGACACTGTGATATCAGCAGATGACAAAGGGATCATTGAGTACTGGAGTCCTGCCACTCTTCAGTTCCCAGAGAATGT GGTGAATTTTAGATTGAAGAGTgatactaatctcttcgaaattGTGAAATGCAAAACTGCTGTTTCTTCTATAGAG GTAAGCCCTGATGGTAAACAGTTCTCTGTAACTTCACCAGATCGTAGGATTCGTATATTTTGGTTCAGGACAGGTAAACTAAGACGTGTGTATGATGAATCTCTGGAG GTGGCACAAGATCTTCAGAGGAGTGATGTTCCTTTATATCGGCTTGAAGCTATTGATTTTGGGCGAAGGATGGCTGTGGAAAAAGAAATTGAGAAAACAGAACATGCACCACAACCTAATGCTGTTTTTGATGAAAGTTCCAACTTCATTATATATGCAACTCTCCTAGGAATTAAA GTTGTAAATCTCCATACGAACAAGGTATCTCGTATCCTGGGGAAGGTGGAGAGCAATGACAGGTTTTTGAGAATTGCCTTGTATCAAGGTGATAGAAGCAgtaaaaaagtaagaaaaattcCTGCTGCTGCAGCAAATGCCAATGAAAGCAAGGAGCCCCTGATAGATCCGACTCTACTTTGCTGTGCTTTCAAGAAACATAGAATCTATTTGTTCAG TCAGAGAGAACCTGAGGAACCTGATGATCCTACCAAGGGAAGAGATGTCTTTAATGAAAAGCCATCTGCCGATGAACTTTTGGCTGTATCTGACATAGGGAAGTCTGTCACTACATCCCTTCCAGATAATGTG GTCCTGCATACCAGTATGGGTGACATTCACATGAAGCTATACCCTGAAGAGTGTCCAAAAACAGTGGAGAACTTTACAACACACTGCAGGAACGGATACTATGACAATTTGATATTTCATCGGGTCATCAGAGGCTTTATGGTTCAGACAGGAGATCCATTAGGAGATGGCACGGGTGGCCAATCTATTTGGGGAAGGGAGTTTGAAGATGAATTCCATAAAAG CCTGCGACATGATAGACCCTTCACTGTCTCGATGGCTAATGCTGGGGCAAACACCAATGGCTCTCAATTCTTCATAACAACTGTTGCCACTCCATGGTTGGACAATAAGCACACAGTTTTTGGCAGAGTAGTAAAAGGAATGGACGTTGTACAG